Within the Acidobacteriota bacterium genome, the region CGTCTCCCGACAGACCATCGTGTCGATCGAACGCGGAGACTATGCCCCCTCCGTGAAGCTGGCGCTTCTGCTGGCAGAGACACTGGAGGCCACAGTCGAAGACCTGTTTGTCCTGGAGGAAAAGGACCATGCGTAAGAAAGACCCGATCTTCTGGGTGGCCACAGGCATCTTCCTGGTGGCCATCGTCATCTACGCCACCACGCGGGACCAGCGCTGGCTCTTCCTGATGATCGCCTCGTACCTTCTCCGGCCTACACTCGCATCGCTCGGAGTGGCACGGCAGTATGTCGACGAACGCCAGATGAGCATCCATTACCGATCGGGGAATATCGCGTTCGCCGTGATGATCGTCGCGTCGGTCGTCCTGGCAGTCGTTCAAAGCAGTAAGGGAGACCACAGCTGGGAACTGTTCAATATCGTCATCATCCTCGGACTGGCGTCGAAAGCCCTCTTCAATGTGGTTCTGGTGAAGAACTACCGCGAGGCAGGCTCACGGATCATCATGGCGGTCGGACTGCTTATGCTCCTCTTCGTTGCCATGGAGAACGGCGCCACAATCGGTGGCCTCGTGGAGTCGTCCCCGTCGCTCCTGATCGTAGGGATAGGGTGGCTGGCAAG harbors:
- a CDS encoding helix-turn-helix domain-containing protein → VSRQTIVSIERGDYAPSVKLALLLAETLEATVEDLFVLEEKDHA